One genomic region from uncultured Subdoligranulum sp. encodes:
- a CDS encoding ABC transporter permease, which translates to MQSFKNSFASFWKYRYLLQNLITRDFKLKYRRSVLGVAWSVLNPLLTCLVMFLVFDSIMKGLRGEGIPNFAGFLIIGQLLFNFFRESTSMAMESVLKNAPLLRKVYIPKYIFPMEKCCFALVNCAFSFIALVIVFVITWTPVTWTTAWMAVYPLIMLFFFSLGIGLLLSALYVFVRDIMHIWEVFCTLLVYASAIFYDPETLSGIMQRLIHINPMYWYITAFRRCVLWGQGLDATMMIVCFLCALVSMVLGVVVFKKNQDKFVLYM; encoded by the coding sequence GTGCAGAGTTTCAAAAACAGTTTTGCCAGTTTCTGGAAGTACCGGTATCTTCTGCAGAACCTGATCACCCGGGATTTCAAGCTGAAATACCGGCGCAGTGTGCTGGGCGTGGCCTGGAGCGTGCTCAACCCGCTGCTGACCTGTCTGGTCATGTTCCTGGTGTTCGATTCCATCATGAAGGGCCTGCGCGGGGAGGGCATTCCCAACTTCGCGGGCTTCCTGATCATCGGCCAGCTGCTCTTCAACTTCTTCCGGGAGTCCACCTCCATGGCCATGGAGAGCGTGCTGAAAAACGCACCGTTGCTGCGCAAGGTCTATATCCCCAAGTACATCTTCCCCATGGAGAAGTGCTGCTTTGCGCTGGTCAACTGTGCCTTCAGCTTTATAGCACTGGTCATCGTCTTTGTCATCACCTGGACGCCGGTGACCTGGACCACCGCCTGGATGGCCGTCTATCCGCTGATTATGCTCTTCTTCTTCAGCCTGGGCATCGGACTGCTGCTGTCGGCGCTCTATGTCTTTGTGCGGGACATCATGCATATCTGGGAAGTGTTCTGCACGCTGCTGGTCTATGCCAGCGCCATCTTCTATGACCCCGAAACGCTGTCCGGCATCATGCAGCGGCTCATCCATATCAACCCCATGTACTGGTACATCACGGCTTTCCGCCGCTGTGTGCTGTGGGGCCAGGGGCTGGACGCCACCATGATGATCGTCTGCTTCCTCTGCGCCCTGGTCAGCATGGTGCTGGGCGTTGTGGTCTTCAAGAAAAACCAGGACAAGTTTGTCCTGTACATGTAA
- a CDS encoding ABC transporter ATP-binding protein, with translation MAAQQPIISIDHVSMRFNLAKEKHESLKEYFVALMHGGVRFDEFFALDDVSFDIMPGDFYGLIGLNGSGKSTLLKIISGVYKPSGGKVTVRGTIAPLIELGAGFDMDLTARENIYLNGTVLGYTPKYIASKFDDIVEFSELKDFLDVPLKNYSSGMVARLAFAVATMTKPDILIADEILSVGDFLFQEKCERRMAELLSGGTTVILVSHSIEQIERMCNKVAWLDHGHLRRNGLTADITPEYRSFQKEDAMPAKRTEE, from the coding sequence ATGGCAGCACAACAGCCGATTATCTCCATCGACCATGTCTCGATGCGCTTCAATCTGGCCAAGGAAAAGCACGAGAGCCTCAAGGAATACTTCGTGGCGCTCATGCACGGCGGCGTGCGGTTCGATGAGTTCTTCGCCCTGGATGATGTCAGCTTCGACATCATGCCGGGTGACTTCTACGGCCTCATCGGCCTCAACGGCAGCGGCAAGAGTACGCTGCTCAAGATCATCTCCGGCGTGTACAAGCCCTCCGGCGGCAAGGTGACGGTGCGGGGCACCATCGCCCCGCTGATCGAGCTGGGCGCCGGCTTCGACATGGACCTCACTGCTCGGGAGAACATCTACCTCAACGGCACGGTCCTGGGCTATACCCCCAAGTACATCGCCTCCAAGTTCGACGACATTGTGGAATTCAGCGAGCTGAAGGATTTCCTGGATGTGCCGCTGAAAAACTATTCCTCCGGCATGGTGGCCCGCCTGGCCTTCGCCGTGGCCACGATGACCAAGCCGGATATCCTCATCGCCGACGAGATCCTCTCGGTGGGCGACTTCCTCTTCCAGGAAAAGTGCGAGCGCCGCATGGCGGAGCTGCTTTCGGGCGGCACCACGGTGATCCTCGTCAGCCATTCCATCGAACAGATCGAGCGGATGTGCAACAAGGTGGCCTGGCTGGACCACGGCCATCTGCGCCGCAACGGCCTGACCGCCGATATCACCCCGGAATACCGCAGCTTCCAGAAGGAAGACGCCATGCCCGCCAAGCGGACGGAGGAATGA
- a CDS encoding glycosyltransferase family 2 protein gives MKQQPNNERPADLAVQDSVGGMARRLLNPAHLQDLARRSVATLREQGAEQLWRDVSFRVGLAFHHDDWRHRADLPLRRTLKAQRAANLQGPCISVVVPVYNTPLRFFDEMVKSVQRQTYSGWQLVLVDASDEAHGEVSRRARQYAARDSRITYHKIQNQGIAANTTAGFAAATGGYLALLDHDDVLYPNALFECVQTIQKTGADFVYSDEIVLSADLKQLGGYHFKPDFAPDYLRGVNFITHLAVFSRPLLDAAGAYESSEFDGAQDHDLILRLTEKARKIEHIKQVLYIWRGHSGSTAAGMEAKPYAIAAGERAIDAQLQRLGLPGRAMAVPDAPGAFQVRYELTGHPLISVLIPNKDHTDDLDRCLTSLYKNAGYDNFEVLVIENNSTDPATEAYYQTLPRRFDRCRVVRYEGPFNFSAINNFGARFAKGEHLLLLNNDIEILSEDFLRELLSYSQRPDVGAVGAKLYYPDDTIQHAGVLMGINGSAGHSHKSYPRTAVGDMYRLVTTQDYMAVTGACLMTKASLYQAAGGLDEEKFAVAYNDVDYCLKLWKQGLLNVYTPRAEAYHYESKSRGLDTLSENAKRYEREKANFYAKYKEYIDNYDPYYNPHFNNLFENFGLK, from the coding sequence ATGAAGCAACAACCCAACAACGAACGCCCCGCCGACCTGGCCGTACAGGACAGCGTGGGCGGCATGGCCCGCCGGCTGCTCAACCCGGCCCATCTGCAGGACCTGGCCCGCCGTTCGGTGGCAACCCTGCGGGAACAGGGGGCCGAGCAGCTCTGGCGGGATGTGTCCTTTCGGGTGGGGCTGGCCTTCCACCACGACGACTGGCGCCACCGGGCCGACCTGCCGCTGCGCCGCACGCTGAAAGCCCAGCGGGCCGCCAACCTGCAGGGCCCCTGCATCAGTGTGGTGGTGCCGGTGTACAACACGCCGCTGCGCTTCTTTGACGAGATGGTCAAGAGCGTGCAGCGCCAGACATATTCGGGCTGGCAGCTGGTGCTGGTGGACGCCAGCGACGAAGCCCACGGGGAGGTATCCCGGCGGGCCCGGCAGTATGCCGCCAGGGACAGCCGCATCACTTACCACAAAATCCAGAATCAGGGCATTGCCGCCAACACCACGGCGGGTTTTGCCGCCGCCACCGGCGGGTATCTGGCCCTGCTGGACCACGACGACGTACTCTATCCCAACGCCCTCTTTGAATGTGTGCAGACCATCCAAAAGACCGGCGCGGATTTTGTCTACAGTGACGAGATCGTCCTCTCGGCGGACCTGAAACAGCTGGGCGGCTACCACTTCAAGCCGGATTTTGCCCCCGACTATCTGCGGGGCGTCAACTTCATCACCCATCTGGCGGTGTTCAGCCGCCCGCTGCTGGACGCGGCGGGGGCCTACGAATCCAGCGAGTTTGACGGTGCCCAGGACCACGACCTGATCCTGCGGCTCACCGAAAAGGCCCGCAAGATCGAGCACATCAAGCAGGTGCTCTACATCTGGCGGGGCCACTCGGGGTCCACGGCGGCGGGCATGGAGGCAAAACCCTACGCCATCGCGGCGGGGGAGCGGGCCATCGATGCCCAGCTGCAGCGGCTGGGCCTGCCCGGCCGGGCCATGGCGGTGCCCGATGCCCCCGGCGCCTTCCAGGTGCGGTACGAGCTGACCGGCCACCCGCTGATCAGCGTGCTGATCCCCAACAAGGACCACACCGACGACCTGGACCGCTGCCTGACAAGCCTATACAAGAACGCCGGGTACGACAATTTCGAGGTCCTCGTCATCGAGAATAACTCCACCGATCCTGCCACCGAGGCCTACTACCAGACGCTGCCCCGACGGTTTGACCGCTGCCGGGTGGTGCGGTATGAGGGACCCTTCAACTTCTCGGCCATCAACAACTTCGGTGCCCGGTTTGCCAAGGGCGAACATCTGCTGCTCCTCAACAACGACATCGAGATCCTCTCGGAGGATTTCCTGCGGGAACTGCTCAGCTACAGCCAGCGCCCCGACGTGGGCGCTGTGGGCGCCAAGCTCTACTACCCCGACGACACCATCCAACATGCCGGTGTGCTCATGGGCATCAACGGCAGCGCGGGCCACAGCCACAAGAGCTATCCCCGCACGGCGGTGGGGGATATGTACCGGCTGGTCACCACCCAGGACTATATGGCGGTCACCGGCGCCTGCCTGATGACCAAGGCTTCGCTGTATCAGGCGGCGGGCGGTCTCGACGAGGAAAAGTTCGCCGTGGCCTACAACGATGTGGACTACTGCCTGAAACTGTGGAAGCAGGGGTTGCTCAACGTCTACACCCCCCGGGCGGAAGCCTACCACTATGAGAGCAAGAGCCGGGGACTGGACACGCTGTCGGAGAATGCCAAGCGCTACGAGCGGGAGAAGGCCAACTTCTACGCCAAGTATAAGGAATATATCGACAACTACGACCCCTACTACAACCCCCATTTCAACAATCTGTTTGAAAACTTCGGCCTGAAATAA
- a CDS encoding glycosyltransferase family 2 protein, giving the protein MSQQTKRIQELFGYARTLTKEQGLGVMVTRAAGFFKRRFFGKRARYLPAKKTLEAQRAEAAQHAQEWPTISILTPLYNTPLRFLQQFLDSVQGQTAPNWQLVLVDASDDAHGEVGRTVQERAARDSRIVYRKIENQGIAANTNAAAALATGEYLALADHDDMLAPHAIFCMGKALAESKADFVYSDEALFEKTPQRPRVGHFKPDYAPEYLMAVNYICHLAVFRKELFEAVGGERPACDGAQDHDLFLRLIDEMQRKDPAAKPLHIPQVLYYWRVHAASTSGGTGAKPYVEAAARKAVADHLAATGRHGTVEPGKFPGTCHVVWEIPEPQPLVSILIPNKDHTDDLEKCLHSLYARTTYDNFEVIVIENNSTEPATEAYYKQLPQRYDRARVVRYKGGFNFSRINNFGRKYASGSYLLLLNNDVEVINGDWLTQMVGECIQPGVGICGAMLYYPDDTIQHAGIITGLGGYAGHSHKYHKRGGSGYMFRLATVQDFSAVTAACLLVRTAVFDAVHGMDETLTVAYNDVDFCLRVRDGGWRIVWTPYAELYHHESKSRGSDEKDPAKKARFDAEHDRLYEVHGRENILHDPYYNPSLSLDYEDFRESGDLRHLK; this is encoded by the coding sequence ATGAGCCAGCAGACCAAACGCATCCAGGAACTGTTCGGCTACGCCCGCACCCTGACGAAAGAGCAGGGGTTGGGTGTCATGGTCACCCGGGCCGCGGGCTTTTTCAAGCGGCGGTTCTTCGGCAAGCGGGCAAGATATCTGCCCGCCAAAAAGACGCTGGAAGCCCAGCGCGCCGAGGCGGCTCAGCACGCCCAAGAGTGGCCCACCATCAGCATCCTGACGCCGCTCTATAACACGCCGCTCCGGTTTTTGCAGCAGTTCCTCGACAGTGTGCAGGGCCAGACGGCGCCCAACTGGCAGCTGGTGCTGGTGGACGCCAGCGACGATGCCCACGGCGAGGTAGGGCGGACTGTCCAGGAGCGTGCCGCCCGGGACAGTCGCATTGTCTACCGGAAGATCGAGAACCAGGGCATTGCCGCCAACACCAACGCCGCGGCGGCGCTGGCCACCGGGGAATATCTGGCACTGGCCGACCACGACGATATGCTGGCGCCCCATGCCATCTTTTGCATGGGTAAGGCGCTGGCCGAAAGCAAGGCCGACTTTGTCTACAGCGACGAGGCCCTCTTTGAGAAGACGCCCCAGCGTCCCCGGGTGGGTCACTTCAAGCCGGACTATGCCCCGGAATACCTGATGGCCGTCAACTATATCTGCCATCTGGCGGTCTTCCGGAAAGAACTGTTTGAGGCGGTGGGGGGCGAGCGCCCCGCGTGCGACGGCGCCCAGGACCACGACCTGTTTTTGCGCCTCATCGACGAGATGCAGCGCAAGGACCCGGCAGCAAAGCCCCTGCACATTCCCCAGGTGCTCTACTACTGGCGGGTGCATGCGGCATCCACCAGTGGTGGCACCGGGGCCAAGCCCTATGTGGAGGCAGCGGCCCGCAAGGCGGTGGCCGACCATCTGGCCGCCACTGGCCGCCATGGCACCGTGGAGCCGGGCAAGTTCCCTGGCACCTGCCACGTGGTGTGGGAGATCCCCGAGCCCCAGCCGCTGGTGTCCATCCTGATTCCTAACAAGGACCACACCGACGACCTGGAAAAGTGCCTGCACAGCCTCTACGCCAGGACGACCTACGACAATTTCGAGGTCATCGTCATCGAGAACAACTCCACCGAACCCGCCACCGAGGCCTACTACAAGCAGCTGCCCCAGCGGTATGACCGCGCCCGGGTGGTGCGCTACAAGGGCGGGTTCAACTTCAGCCGCATCAATAACTTCGGCCGCAAGTATGCAAGCGGCAGTTATCTCTTGTTGCTGAACAACGATGTGGAGGTCATCAACGGCGACTGGCTGACCCAGATGGTGGGGGAGTGCATCCAGCCCGGCGTGGGCATCTGCGGGGCCATGCTCTACTACCCCGACGATACCATCCAGCACGCCGGCATCATCACCGGCCTGGGCGGCTATGCGGGTCATAGCCACAAGTACCACAAGCGGGGCGGCAGCGGGTATATGTTCCGCCTGGCCACCGTGCAGGATTTCTCGGCGGTGACGGCGGCCTGCCTGCTGGTGCGCACGGCGGTGTTTGACGCGGTCCACGGCATGGACGAGACGCTCACCGTGGCCTACAACGACGTGGATTTCTGCCTGCGGGTGCGGGATGGGGGCTGGCGTATCGTCTGGACACCCTACGCCGAACTCTACCATCATGAGAGCAAATCCCGGGGCTCCGACGAGAAGGACCCCGCCAAGAAGGCCCGGTTTGACGCCGAGCACGACCGCCTCTACGAGGTGCACGGCCGGGAGAACATCCTCCACGACCCCTACTACAACCCCTCTCTGTCTCTCGATTACGAGGACTTCCGGGAGAGCGGCGATCTGCGCCATCTGAAATAA
- a CDS encoding 2-hydroxyglutaryl-CoA dehydratase → MEYMTPNFTKEMVKTHKILIPNMAVTQFRLMQAALASEGYQTEVLGNCGSEVAQLGLKYVHNDTCYPALLVIGQFLDALNSGKYDLDHTALLITQTGGGCRASNYIKLLRKALVKAGYGNIPVASLNFSGLEKGSGLPLTLPLLRKVIAAIFYGDMLVALRSQTHPYENRKGDADAMTEKWIARIQDWIRSNRNYSAHDMKKRFPEIAADYATIPVTRVPKVKVGVVGEIYVKYSPLGNNDLEKFLESQDCEVNLPGLMGFVEYCVANTRIDIDLYGGNKLVAGGADAFLGWLDSIGVASYEAMRKYGFYAPGSFRELMKKPEGIISLGAKMGEGWLLTAEMLELVEGGYGNIVCAQPFGCLPNHIVGKGMINKIRALHPDANITPVDYDPSATRVNQENRIKLMLAVARERLNQPAEAPAPLTAEQLAGGAPQLSTTVQ, encoded by the coding sequence ATGGAATACATGACCCCCAACTTTACCAAAGAGATGGTAAAGACCCACAAGATCCTGATCCCCAACATGGCGGTGACCCAGTTCCGGCTGATGCAGGCCGCCCTGGCCAGCGAAGGCTACCAGACCGAGGTGCTGGGCAACTGCGGCAGCGAGGTGGCCCAGCTGGGCCTGAAATACGTCCACAACGACACCTGCTACCCCGCCCTGCTGGTCATCGGCCAGTTCCTGGACGCCTTGAACAGCGGCAAGTATGACCTGGACCACACGGCGCTGCTCATCACCCAGACGGGCGGCGGCTGCCGTGCCTCCAACTACATCAAGCTGCTGCGCAAGGCGCTGGTCAAGGCGGGCTACGGCAACATTCCGGTGGCTTCGCTGAACTTCTCGGGCCTGGAGAAAGGCAGCGGTCTGCCGCTGACCCTGCCGCTGCTGCGCAAGGTTATCGCGGCCATCTTCTACGGCGATATGCTGGTGGCGCTGCGCAGCCAGACCCACCCCTACGAGAACCGCAAGGGCGATGCCGACGCCATGACCGAGAAGTGGATCGCCCGCATCCAGGACTGGATCCGCTCCAACCGCAACTACTCGGCCCACGACATGAAGAAGCGCTTCCCCGAGATCGCCGCCGACTACGCCACCATTCCCGTTACCCGGGTGCCCAAGGTCAAGGTGGGTGTTGTGGGTGAGATCTACGTGAAGTACTCTCCCCTGGGCAACAATGACCTGGAAAAGTTCCTGGAAAGCCAGGACTGTGAGGTCAATCTGCCCGGCCTGATGGGCTTTGTGGAGTACTGTGTGGCCAACACCCGCATCGACATCGACCTCTACGGCGGCAACAAGCTGGTGGCCGGCGGTGCCGACGCCTTCCTGGGCTGGCTGGACTCCATCGGCGTGGCCAGCTACGAGGCCATGCGGAAGTACGGTTTCTATGCGCCGGGCTCCTTCCGGGAACTGATGAAAAAGCCGGAGGGCATCATCTCGCTGGGCGCCAAGATGGGCGAAGGCTGGCTGCTCACCGCCGAGATGCTGGAACTGGTGGAGGGCGGCTACGGCAACATCGTCTGTGCCCAGCCCTTCGGCTGCCTGCCCAACCACATCGTGGGCAAGGGCATGATCAACAAGATCCGCGCCCTGCACCCCGACGCCAACATCACCCCCGTGGACTACGATCCCAGCGCCACCCGGGTCAACCAGGAAAACCGCATCAAGCTGATGCTGGCCGTGGCCCGTGAGCGGCTGAACCAGCCTGCCGAGGCCCCCGCCCCGCTGACCGCCGAACAGCTGGCCGGCGGCGCACCTCAGCTTTCCACCACCGTGCAGTAA
- a CDS encoding acyl-CoA dehydratase activase, which translates to MRVGLDIGSTTIKCVVLNDAGEILFSTYERHFSHILEKGKALLEKVAAEYLPDGRAYLAISGSAGMGLADSCKVPFVQEVFATRVAANRLVPGTDCIIELGGEDAKILFLTNGTEVRMNGSCAGGTGAFIDQMATLLKMGADEMDAAAQTATRTYTIASRCGVFAKSDIQPLINQGAQAGDIAASIYQAVVNQTIAGLAQGRPIQGNVVYLGGPLTFSKTLRESFDKTLGVKGLCPDNSLLFVAMGAAFYADEESDLREVARRLDDYSATATYVSLPPLFANKQEYEEFHARHLKATVPCLPFSAQCGPVHIGIDSGSTTIKLVVIDQNANILFESYRPNLGNPVPLVRETLLKLYQDHPGLEIASVTTTGYGEELIKNAFHCDRGLVETVAHFTAAKHFMPDVDFIIDIGGQDMKCFKIEDGAISNIFLNEACSSGCGSFLQTFAQALGYDVKEFAALGLFADRPVDLGSRCTVFMNSSVKQAQKDGASIQNISAGLSISVVKNALYKVIRASSPEELGRNIVVQGGTFYNEAVLRAFEKEMGVEVIRPDIAGLMGAYGAALYGMARAGENAHSSVLTQAELENFSQTVKTVQCNGCGNHCQLTVNVFADGKRFISGNRCDKPVTGKANNEDLNLYAYKLKLLEDYRNAPAPEHPRARIGIPLCLNMYELLPFWHTLFTKLGFQVVVSPFSSRKLYQSGQTTIPSDTACFPAKLSHGHIHWLAEQGVDAVFYPCMSYNLDEHLGDNHYNCPVVAYYPEVLEGNCPELTKIPLLYDYFNLERRKDFYKRFYQSITKTYPDLREKDVHAAIDAAYDEYARHMQQIRDKGTAIIAEARKEGKHIIVLAGRPYHVDPEVNHGIDQLIIRQGAAVVTEDSVSWHEEKFNTSVLNQWTYHSRLYAAAKYCIDQPDMDLVQLVSFGCGLDAITTDETREILQAGGKLYTQLKIDEITNLGAVNIRLRSLFAALEERREAAAERA; encoded by the coding sequence ATGAGAGTTGGTTTGGACATTGGTTCCACGACCATTAAATGTGTGGTGCTGAACGACGCCGGTGAGATTCTCTTTTCCACCTACGAGCGTCATTTCAGCCATATTCTGGAGAAGGGCAAGGCCCTGCTCGAAAAAGTGGCCGCCGAATATCTGCCCGACGGCCGCGCCTACCTGGCCATTTCCGGCTCCGCCGGCATGGGCCTGGCCGACAGCTGCAAGGTGCCCTTTGTACAGGAAGTGTTCGCCACCCGCGTGGCGGCCAACCGTCTGGTGCCCGGCACCGACTGCATCATTGAGCTGGGCGGTGAGGATGCCAAGATCCTCTTCCTGACCAATGGCACCGAGGTGCGCATGAACGGCAGCTGCGCCGGCGGCACCGGCGCCTTCATCGACCAGATGGCCACTCTTCTGAAGATGGGCGCCGACGAGATGGACGCTGCCGCCCAGACCGCCACCCGTACCTACACCATCGCCAGCCGCTGCGGTGTCTTCGCCAAGAGCGACATCCAGCCGCTGATCAACCAGGGCGCCCAGGCCGGCGACATCGCTGCTTCCATCTACCAGGCCGTGGTCAACCAGACCATCGCGGGCCTGGCCCAGGGCCGTCCCATCCAGGGCAACGTCGTCTACCTGGGCGGGCCGCTGACCTTCAGCAAGACGCTGCGGGAAAGCTTCGACAAGACGCTGGGCGTCAAGGGCCTCTGCCCCGACAACAGCCTGCTCTTTGTGGCCATGGGCGCCGCCTTCTATGCCGACGAGGAGTCCGACCTGCGGGAAGTGGCCCGCCGTCTGGACGACTACAGCGCCACCGCCACCTATGTGAGCCTGCCGCCGCTGTTTGCCAACAAGCAGGAGTACGAGGAATTCCACGCCCGGCACCTGAAAGCCACCGTGCCCTGCCTGCCCTTCAGCGCCCAGTGCGGCCCGGTGCATATCGGCATCGATTCCGGTTCCACCACCATCAAGCTGGTGGTCATCGACCAGAACGCCAACATCCTGTTTGAGAGCTACCGTCCCAACCTGGGCAACCCTGTGCCGCTGGTGCGGGAGACGCTGCTCAAACTGTACCAGGACCACCCCGGGCTGGAGATCGCCAGCGTTACCACCACCGGCTACGGCGAGGAGCTCATCAAGAACGCCTTCCACTGTGACCGGGGTCTGGTGGAGACGGTGGCCCACTTCACCGCCGCCAAGCACTTCATGCCCGACGTGGACTTCATCATCGACATCGGCGGTCAGGACATGAAGTGCTTCAAGATCGAGGACGGCGCCATCAGCAACATCTTCCTCAACGAAGCCTGTTCCTCGGGCTGCGGCAGCTTTTTGCAGACCTTCGCTCAGGCCCTGGGCTACGACGTGAAGGAGTTTGCCGCCCTGGGTCTGTTCGCCGACCGTCCCGTTGACCTGGGCAGCCGCTGCACCGTCTTCATGAACTCCTCGGTGAAGCAGGCCCAGAAGGACGGCGCCTCCATCCAGAACATCAGCGCCGGCCTCTCCATTTCCGTCGTCAAGAACGCCCTGTACAAGGTCATCCGCGCCTCCAGCCCGGAGGAACTGGGCCGCAACATCGTGGTCCAGGGCGGCACCTTCTACAACGAAGCGGTGCTGCGCGCCTTCGAGAAGGAGATGGGTGTGGAGGTCATCCGCCCCGACATCGCCGGTCTGATGGGTGCCTACGGCGCCGCCCTCTACGGCATGGCCCGCGCCGGGGAGAACGCCCATAGCTCGGTGCTGACCCAGGCGGAGCTGGAAAACTTCAGCCAGACCGTCAAGACCGTGCAGTGCAACGGCTGCGGCAACCACTGCCAGCTCACCGTCAACGTCTTTGCGGACGGCAAGCGGTTCATCTCGGGCAACCGCTGCGACAAGCCGGTCACCGGCAAGGCCAACAACGAGGATCTGAACCTCTACGCCTACAAGCTTAAGCTGCTGGAGGACTACCGCAACGCCCCGGCGCCGGAACATCCCCGGGCCAGGATCGGCATTCCCCTCTGCCTGAATATGTATGAACTGCTGCCCTTCTGGCATACCCTGTTTACGAAACTGGGCTTCCAGGTGGTGGTCAGTCCCTTCTCCAGCCGCAAGCTCTACCAGTCCGGACAGACCACCATCCCCAGCGATACCGCCTGCTTCCCGGCCAAGCTCAGCCACGGTCACATCCACTGGCTGGCCGAACAGGGCGTGGACGCGGTGTTCTATCCCTGCATGAGCTACAACCTGGACGAACACCTGGGCGACAACCATTACAACTGCCCCGTGGTGGCCTACTACCCCGAGGTGCTGGAGGGCAACTGCCCCGAACTGACCAAGATTCCGCTGCTCTACGATTACTTTAATCTGGAGCGCCGCAAGGACTTCTACAAGCGGTTCTACCAGTCCATCACCAAAACCTACCCCGACCTGCGGGAGAAGGATGTCCATGCCGCCATCGACGCCGCCTACGACGAGTACGCCCGCCACATGCAGCAGATCCGGGACAAGGGCACCGCCATCATCGCCGAAGCCCGCAAGGAGGGCAAACACATCATCGTGCTGGCGGGCCGTCCCTACCATGTTGACCCCGAGGTCAACCACGGCATCGACCAGCTGATTATCCGGCAGGGTGCCGCGGTGGTCACCGAGGACTCGGTGAGCTGGCACGAGGAGAAATTCAACACCTCGGTGCTGAACCAGTGGACCTACCACAGCCGGCTTTACGCCGCCGCCAAGTACTGCATCGACCAGCCCGACATGGACCTGGTCCAGCTGGTTTCCTTCGGCTGCGGTCTGGACGCCATCACCACCGACGAGACCCGCGAGATCCTGCAGGCCGGCGGCAAGCTGTACACCCAGCTGAAGATCGACGAGATCACCAACCTGGGTGCCGTGAACATCCGGCTGCGCAGCCTGTTTGCCGCCCTGGAAGAGCGCCGCGAGGCCGCCGCCGAGCGGGCCTGA
- a CDS encoding epoxyqueuosine reductase QueH translates to MPNRINYQLEMEKVLKQLDAAGTRLKLLLHACCAPCSSATLERLADHFDLTILYYNPNIYPPAEYHRREAELERFVQEAGYRFPVVELPYEPKEFYDAVKGLEQEPEKGERCTVCYRLRLEQAARYAAEQGFDWFCTTLSISPMKDPVRINTLGAELGAQYGVRFLPSEFRKKDGYKRSLELSAQYGLYRQDYCGCVFSKEERGV, encoded by the coding sequence ATGCCGAATCGTATCAATTATCAGCTGGAGATGGAGAAGGTACTGAAACAGCTGGATGCCGCGGGCACCCGCCTGAAACTGCTGCTGCACGCCTGCTGTGCACCCTGTTCCAGCGCCACGCTGGAGCGTCTGGCCGATCATTTTGACCTGACCATCCTCTATTACAATCCCAATATTTACCCGCCGGCGGAATACCATCGCCGGGAGGCGGAACTGGAGCGGTTTGTGCAGGAGGCGGGATACCGCTTCCCGGTGGTGGAACTGCCCTACGAGCCAAAGGAATTTTACGATGCCGTCAAAGGGCTGGAACAGGAGCCGGAGAAGGGGGAGCGCTGCACGGTCTGCTACCGGCTGCGGCTGGAACAGGCGGCCCGGTATGCGGCGGAACAGGGCTTTGACTGGTTCTGCACCACGCTGTCCATCTCCCCCATGAAGGACCCGGTGCGCATCAACACGCTGGGGGCGGAGCTGGGGGCGCAGTACGGCGTGCGCTTTCTGCCCAGCGAGTTCCGAAAAAAGGACGGCTACAAGCGCAGCCTGGAGCTCAGCGCTCAGTACGGGCTCTACCGCCAGGACTACTGCGGCTGTGTGTTCAGCAAAGAGGAGCGGGGCGTATGA